The Nocardia sp. NBC_00508 nucleotide sequence GTAGTGTCGGCGATGACGATCGATCCCGCGACCACCACGTAGGGTTCCGCGCCTGACATCCCGGGACGGAACTCGGCGCGATAACGCTCGATGGTCTCGACCATGCGGTCCTCGCCGCCCACCGCGGCGATCACCAGCGGTAGCCCGAGCCGGGCGGCGCGCGCGGCACCGGAACCGGTCGCCAGCAGGAAAGCCGGAACCCGCAGTCCCTCCGCCGGCCAGGCGTGCACGCCCCGATCGCCCGCGGCGAAGTACGCCAGCAACTCTGCGAGTTGGGCGTCGAAGTCCTCGGCATCGCGCTTGTCGTGCCCGAGCGCGCGCCGGACGCCGTCGGTGAAACCCACCGACCGGCCGAGGCCCATATCGATGCGTCCCGGATACAGCGACTCCAGCACACCGAATTGCTCGGCCACGACCAGTGGCTGGTGATTGGGCAACATCACGCCGCCGGTGCCGATCCGGATCCGGGACGTCGCCGCGGCCGCGGCGGCCGCGAGCACCGTCGGCGCCGAACCCGCCACGCCGGGCACGCTGTGGTGCTCGGACACCCAGAAGCGGTGATAGCCCCACTCTTCGGCGAGCCGAGCGAACTCGACGGTCTCGCGGAGCGCGGCCGGATGGCTCTGGCCGCGCCGGACGCGCGAGCGGTCGAGGACGGAGAACCGGACAGACGAGAGCGCCGAGGTCATACCGATGTCAACGCCGTGCGGCCGCGTGGATTCCGTGCCCGCTCAGGCGGGCGCTGGCAGCCCCAGCGCCGGCGCGAGCACCTGCCACGCCTTCGGCAGCTGCGCCTGGAAATCCGGCCAGGTATGCATACCCTGGCCGGAGTACTCCACGGTGGCGGGAATCTCCAGCTCGGCCAGGCGAGCAGCGAACCGCTCGGTGCACGCACGGGCGCCCGCCTCGAGCGCCGCGCCGCCACCCGCGGTGCGCAGCGCCTCCGCGATCGTCGGGGAGCTCGCAACGGCCACCAGGTCTGCGCCGGTAGGGAGTCCGGTGGCCGCCGACAGATAGATCGCGGTGTCGCGCAGCGCTTCGGCATGCAGCAGACTGTCGTGCGCGGCCCATTCCGGTGAGGTCGGCGGGCCCCAGAGGTTGTCGACATCGCCGCCGCGCGAGGCGACGGTGATGGTGGTGACGGCGTGACCGAGCGGGTCGGCGGTGGAATAGCAGCCGCTCATCCCAGCGACGGCGCGATACCAGCCGGGGTGGCGCTGGGCCAGCATGATCGCCGCCTGCGCGCCCATCGAGACCCCCGCGATGGCGCGGCGCCCGTCGGTGCGCAGCACCGATTCGACGATCGGCGGCAGCTCGGTGGTGAGAAAGGTCTCCCACCGATTGAGTCCCAGCGCGGTGTCGTGCCGGACCCAGTCGCTGTACATGCTGCCGGTGCCGCCGCCGGTCAA carries:
- a CDS encoding alpha/beta hydrolase; translated protein: MRPRGPVTAAMAVIAAAAAAPVLAVPMTPAPPPPADPPPAVDPGMTRTGLISIEKVAPRRERLAIASSAMRRIITVDVLRGSGAGPRPVLYLLDGVDGDATSAWLTKGGAAEFFADKPVDVVLTGGGTGSMYSDWVRHDTALGLNRWETFLTTELPPIVESVLRTDGRRAIAGVSMGAQAAIMLAQRHPGWYRAVAGMSGCYSTADPLGHAVTTITVASRGGDVDNLWGPPTSPEWAAHDSLLHAEALRDTAIYLSAATGLPTGADLVAVASSPTIAEALRTAGGGAALEAGARACTERFAARLAELEIPATVEYSGQGMHTWPDFQAQLPKAWQVLAPALGLPAPA
- a CDS encoding LLM class flavin-dependent oxidoreductase, coding for MTSALSSVRFSVLDRSRVRRGQSHPAALRETVEFARLAEEWGYHRFWVSEHHSVPGVAGSAPTVLAAAAAAATSRIRIGTGGVMLPNHQPLVVAEQFGVLESLYPGRIDMGLGRSVGFTDGVRRALGHDKRDAEDFDAQLAELLAYFAAGDRGVHAWPAEGLRVPAFLLATGSGAARAARLGLPLVIAAVGGEDRMVETIERYRAEFRPGMSGAEPYVVVAGSIVIADTTAQAYRLLLPEAWSATHARTRGEFPPLIPPSEIESRSMTDRERRIFDEGLRGHLYGTEDEVADQLERLVTRTGADEILVHTSTYDRAARLASHHRLALLTGLLRDPARVGGPDRGRAKAAA